One Simonsiella muelleri ATCC 29453 DNA window includes the following coding sequences:
- the fur gene encoding ferric iron uptake transcriptional regulator yields MNNITQLKDNGLKVTGPRLKILDLFETHSEEHLSAEDVYRILLEDGIEIGVATIYRVLTQFEQAGILLRHYFESGKAVYELNKGEHHDHLVCVKCNTITEFHNPEIEALQDKIAKENGYRVVDHALYMYGVCGNCQKKEKH; encoded by the coding sequence ATGAATAATATTACTCAATTAAAAGACAATGGTTTAAAAGTTACCGGCCCGCGTTTAAAGATTTTGGATTTATTTGAAACGCATTCCGAAGAGCATTTAAGTGCTGAAGATGTATACCGCATTTTATTGGAAGATGGCATTGAAATTGGCGTAGCGACCATTTACCGAGTTTTGACGCAATTTGAACAGGCGGGTATTTTGCTACGTCATTATTTTGAAAGCGGAAAAGCGGTTTACGAATTAAACAAAGGCGAACACCATGACCATTTGGTTTGCGTGAAATGTAACACCATTACCGAATTCCACAACCCCGAAATTGAAGCTTTACAAGACAAAATCGCCAAAGAAAACGGTTATCGCGTTGTGGATCATGCTTTGTATATGTATGGTGTGTGTGGTAATTGTCAAAAGAAAGAAAAGCATTGA
- a CDS encoding outer membrane protein assembly factor BamE yields the protein MKTWFMITAAALSLAACTPSVVEKLPYYKMPVVQGMPLDADAVMSLQTGMTREQVELTLGKPLLRPAFRDNQWVYDYAITHGGKIKEKRDLTVYFNGDRVARISGSALDYAREAILKKHNSIQK from the coding sequence ATGAAAACTTGGTTCATGATAACCGCCGCCGCCTTGAGTTTGGCAGCCTGTACCCCCAGCGTGGTGGAAAAATTACCTTATTACAAAATGCCCGTGGTACAAGGCATGCCATTAGATGCCGATGCGGTCATGTCGCTGCAAACGGGCATGACTCGCGAACAAGTGGAATTAACTTTGGGCAAACCTTTGCTGCGTCCAGCTTTTCGTGATAATCAATGGGTTTACGATTATGCCATCACGCATGGTGGCAAAATCAAAGAAAAACGCGATTTGACCGTGTATTTTAATGGCGACCGTGTTGCACGCATTTCAGGCAGCGCATTGGATTACGCTCGCGAAGCAATCTTGAAAAAACATAATTCTATTCAAAAATAA
- a CDS encoding SCO family protein — MQIRLLLIGATAILLAACQESTTQSPTNNTPSAPAASNTIASASSSGSLKSVDIRKDDIGGDFTLTDGNGKPFSLSSLKGKVVILSFGFTNCPDVCPTELFTYSEAIKQLGEQGKDVAVVFVSVDPERDTPDLIGRYTKQFNPNFIGLTDTNQGADIAVVKQQYRIVSAKTEVKSDTLYNVDHSSGAYLIDKKGEAALFVPYGTESPQIAADVKKLLDE; from the coding sequence ATGCAAATTCGTTTACTTTTGATTGGCGCAACAGCAATTTTGTTAGCAGCCTGTCAAGAATCCACCACACAATCTCCAACAAATAATACACCTTCTGCACCAGCTGCCAGCAACACCATTGCATCCGCAAGCTCTTCAGGCAGCCTGAAAAGCGTGGACATTCGCAAAGATGATATCGGCGGCGATTTCACACTTACTGATGGCAACGGCAAGCCCTTTTCACTCAGCAGCCTGAAAGGTAAAGTGGTCATTTTGTCATTCGGTTTTACCAATTGCCCAGATGTTTGTCCAACAGAATTATTTACTTACAGCGAAGCCATCAAACAATTAGGCGAACAGGGCAAAGATGTTGCCGTGGTGTTTGTCAGCGTGGATCCAGAGCGCGACACCCCCGATTTAATCGGACGCTACACCAAACAATTCAACCCAAATTTCATCGGGTTAACCGATACCAACCAAGGCGCAGACATCGCAGTCGTGAAACAACAATATCGTATCGTTTCTGCTAAAACTGAAGTTAAATCGGATACTTTGTATAATGTAGACCATTCATCTGGTGCATATCTTATTGATAAAAAAGGAGAAGCTGCTTTATTTGTGCCGTATGGTACGGAAAGTCCACAAATTGCGGCTGATGTGAAAAAATTATTGGACGAATGA
- the dapB gene encoding 4-hydroxy-tetrahydrodipicolinate reductase, which translates to MTQTTKIAIAGVNGRMGKVLVQAVHANPHATLVGALEHAESDVLGLDAGYAVGIKTGINITSDFQAALSDADVVIDFTRPEASLPLIAECESRGIKMVIGTTGYNDAGKNRIQAAAQKNAIVFSANYSVGVNLTFHILDTVARVLNEGYDIEIIEAHHRHKVDAPSGTALRMGEVIANALGRDLKQCAVYGREGHTGARDPNTIGFATVRAGDIVGDHTALFATDGERVEITHKASSRMTFAAGAVRAAVWLSEREVGLFDMQDVLDLRTN; encoded by the coding sequence ATGACGCAAACAACCAAAATCGCCATCGCAGGCGTAAACGGACGCATGGGCAAAGTGTTGGTGCAAGCGGTACACGCTAATCCGCACGCCACATTGGTCGGAGCATTGGAACACGCAGAATCAGACGTGCTGGGTTTAGATGCTGGCTATGCGGTGGGCATCAAAACAGGGATTAACATCACATCGGATTTTCAGGCTGCCTTATCCGATGCCGACGTGGTAATTGATTTTACACGCCCTGAAGCATCGTTGCCTTTGATTGCGGAATGTGAATCGCGTGGTATCAAAATGGTTATTGGTACAACGGGTTACAATGATGCTGGTAAAAATCGCATTCAGGCAGCCGCGCAAAAAAACGCGATTGTTTTTTCTGCCAATTACAGTGTAGGTGTGAATTTGACGTTTCACATTTTGGACACGGTGGCGCGAGTGTTGAACGAAGGTTATGATATTGAAATCATAGAAGCACATCATCGCCACAAAGTTGATGCGCCCAGTGGCACGGCATTGCGAATGGGCGAAGTGATTGCCAATGCGTTGGGGCGCGATTTGAAACAATGTGCGGTGTATGGGCGCGAAGGGCACACAGGCGCGCGCGACCCAAATACGATTGGTTTTGCGACTGTTCGCGCTGGAGACATTGTGGGCGATCACACAGCGTTGTTTGCAACCGATGGCGAGCGCGTGGAGATTACACATAAAGCCAGCAGTCGCATGACATTTGCGGCGGGTGCGGTACGAGCGGCGGTGTGGTTGAGCGAACGCGAAGTGGGTTTATTTGATATGCAAGATGTATTGGATTTGCGAACCAATTGA
- the fabZ gene encoding 3-hydroxyacyl-ACP dehydratase FabZ — protein sequence MQVTLPIEAKDIQKLIPHRYPFMLLDRIMAFESGKSLTAIKNISMNEPQFMGHFPDFPVMPGVLIIEAMAQACGALAILTEGGRNHDEIYFFAGIDNARFKRQVIPGDQLTFQIQLLQSKRGIGKFAAQAFVGDELAVEAEIMCAKRKVQA from the coding sequence ATGCAAGTAACCTTACCCATTGAAGCAAAAGACATTCAGAAATTAATCCCACACCGCTATCCATTTATGCTACTTGACCGAATCATGGCATTTGAAAGCGGTAAGTCATTGACTGCAATAAAAAATATCAGCATGAATGAACCTCAATTCATGGGGCATTTTCCCGATTTTCCCGTGATGCCTGGAGTATTGATTATTGAAGCGATGGCGCAGGCTTGTGGCGCATTGGCGATTTTAACCGAAGGCGGTCGTAACCACGATGAAATCTACTTTTTCGCAGGTATTGACAATGCGCGTTTCAAACGTCAAGTCATTCCAGGCGATCAATTGACTTTCCAAATTCAATTGCTGCAAAGCAAACGCGGTATCGGTAAATTCGCCGCTCAAGCGTTTGTGGGCGATGAGTTGGCAGTGGAAGCCGAAATCATGTGCGCTAAACGCAAAGTACAAGCATGA